From Lolium perenne isolate Kyuss_39 chromosome 5, Kyuss_2.0, whole genome shotgun sequence, a single genomic window includes:
- the LOC127304012 gene encoding uncharacterized protein: MDEAEARMVVRRCKSFTIMNNELYKRSISRVFQRCVTPEEGRQILRDIHAGDCGHHAGALSIVAKAFQHGFYWPTAHSDAVDLVRACGGCQKYASQSHMPGLALKTIPLT; the protein is encoded by the coding sequence ATGGATGAAGCTGAAGCTCGCATGGTTGTGCGCCGctgcaagtccttcaccatcatgaacaacgagctctacaagcgCAGCATCTCCAGAGTGTTCCAGCGATGCGTCACCCCAGAGGAAGGTCGCCAAAtcctgcgcgacatccacgcaggggactgcggacaCCATGCGGGTGCTCTCTCAATCGTGGCGAAAGCCTTTCAGCACGGCTTCTATTGGCCTACAGCTCACTCCGACGCAGTCGACCTCGTTCGCGCATGCGGCGGGTGCCAGAAGTATGCGAGTCAATCGCACATGCCGGGCTTGGCACTAAAAACCATACCTCTCACCTAG